Part of the Musa acuminata AAA Group cultivar baxijiao chromosome BXJ2-7, Cavendish_Baxijiao_AAA, whole genome shotgun sequence genome is shown below.
GAATTGATGAACTGTCAAATCGATTTGATTGTTGATTCAATTTTGTTGGAGATGAAGGAGTAATTTGTAGAACACATCTAATATATTCTTAAGTGTATATTTCTTattttgcttcatgaactatagtCTTATTTATAGAATACAGTGATAACTATCTGACTCCATAATATCAGACATGATTGAGTTAGGTATAAAAACtatcatataatttttatatcaagCGTCACTTCTTAAAACATGTTTATAACTATCTAGAATATGGTAACTAcctagaataataaaaaatattattattattattattattttatttatttttattttttgcttatGGAGATTAAGTAAACAATTTTTAGGTCATACAAATGAAGGAAGAAAACTGGGAGGATTCAACAGAGGATTATAATACATAAAGCACCAGGAAAACATGCCAGCAATGGCTGTTCATTCTACCACAAAACATTGCATTGCTCATGACTCGTAAGGTCCTTTTATTTGCTCGACTCTACTGGAAAGAGCACACGTTATTGAAGACAACCTGATGGAGAAGTTCTTGTCTTCTGTCAGCCACTTGCACCACAACACTGCCATGTTCCTGATATGGATGCCAGAAAGAAGTGTATCTAAATCTGAGCCAACTCACTCAAATACTCTGCACTGTTTCTCGACATAGATGATGGGGGCATCTACTTAACCAGAAACAAACCTGAGGTAGGGATATGGGCCCTTGGCCATGCAGTAAAAGAGGTGTTGAAGCTTCCTTCATGGTGTAGCTTCTGCTTGCCCCTTCGGGAGCTGCCTGGTGAAATGGACTCGTCTGGAGTGCTGATGATTCAAACCGTTCCAAGTCGTAGAATATGGGATTCATGGAAGCGAGCTTCATGGAGAGAAACTGTGCATGCACCACCACCACAAGTTTCCATGGAGTCCTCAGTAGCTTGAATTCATGGTCAGAGAAGAAACCAGTTTATGTTTCACCTACCTCTACTTGGTTCTGCAAGAACTGCACGTAGTTTATTATCTCGTCCAGCATGACAGCCTTCCCTGTGTTCTGTGATCATCATCCCGGAGAATTCCAATCAACAATTAGAGCAAACAATGACGAAGGAATCAGCATTACCTTGTCACAGCCAGGAACAAGGCCTCGTAAAAGGTCCATCCTCTCGCGGATTCTCTCCCTTCTCACCTGAAACCACAACACACGATGTATCGTAACAAAGAAGCGTTTATGTTGCAGATGATGAATGTAGAAGAGTAGTCAGTAGTATACCCTCTCTGCCCGACTGTGGCTGTCTGTGGCCTCACCTCTTCTTGCTCTCACATGAATGCATGCTCTTCCCTCGCCATTATCGGCTTCGtcgtccttcttcttcttcttcttctcttccgcgTGTTTGTTCCGTTTCCTGACCTTTCCCTCTGCGCCCTGATGACAGGAAACATTAGACGAGCAATCCAAGATAGTTGAGGTTCTTAGGGCTGTCGTGAGATCTCGTTTCTTTCGCTTCTTCTCCATGGAGCTCCGTGGTGTTGGGGCCACCCCTCGTCCTCCACGGGGATCAACCATGACTGAAGAAGAGTTCATCCGGGAGGCCTCATAAAGGGCAATTCTGGGCATGTCTTGGCTGCTGCTCCGGAAACGTTTGGTTATGGCAGTGGGTAGGCTATGGGACGCGAAGCTAGAGGCAACATCGCTTAGGGCTACGTGGGAGGTAATCAGAGTCTAGGAGGAGAGGATGGTACTGATGATACGAGAAGGCTGCCATCtgagaaaggaaagcagaaaaggtaTGGCTTAACAGAAGGCGGCCAGACCGATCGCAGAGCTCCGTAGCTATGTGGATTGACGTCGTTTCGATCCATATAattcaaaaatttatattaaattctctatatataattattaagatctctatatataattataaaataaaatatctaattttatttatcataaagttattgattttatcaatgaaaatataaaaataataagtaaaaataataattttaacatcttAATTATGTTTTTGATGGTGGTAGATGCTAACGCGCTATTGAACCCAAGGATAACTAtcgtggatgaggagataaagatATGACCAAAAATGAGTCAAAaaggagagaaggaagaggatgatGATGCATTGCATTTATATTGGTGTCGCTCGATAACTGCATCAACGTCGTTACAAACGAAGAACAATGAAAGAGGTGCTCGGCATGTACATCGACGTTGCTCGGCAAATGTATTGACGTCGACATAAATACAAAATAGCACCGACACCGATGCATATGTAGAGTGATATCGCTCTATATTTATATCAATATTGACAACAATTCAAGGAAAGGCGACGCTGCTATGCATTTGAGTTAGCATGGATGAAAATATTGGGTGGTACAAATGTAATTGTTAAGTGACACCAACATGCATAGCGTCGACATCTAAATTGTTCTATTCCTCTTCACTCGTTATCTCATCTCTTGCTTGTTGTTACTCTCTCTCTTTATCAACAATAATCACCCGTAACCTTCGGTGGCATCGTTATTCGCTATCACCAAAATCATTACTAGGatattgaaataatttttttattcatcgTTTTCATGCATTCATCGATAAAACTAATGATGTTAAAGTGAAGTTAGAAGTTTCagtgattttaatataatttttgaaatatataggATCAGACTTTTAAAGGGATCTAATAATTAGCTT
Proteins encoded:
- the LOC135616410 gene encoding transcription factor BC1-like produces the protein MPRIALYEASRMNSSSVMVDPRGGRGVAPTPRSSMEKKRKKRDLTTALRTSTILDCSSNVSCHQGAEGKVRKRNKHAEEKKKKKKDDEADNGEGRACIHVRARRGEATDSHSRAERVRRERIRERMDLLRGLVPGCDKNTGKAVMLDEIINYVQFLQNQVEFLSMKLASMNPIFYDLERFESSALQTSPFHQAAPEGASRSYTMKEASTPLLLHGQGPISLPQEHGSVVVQVADRRQELLHQVVFNNVCSFQ